In a genomic window of Candidatus Neptunochlamydia vexilliferae:
- a CDS encoding conjugal transfer protein TraG N-terminal domain-containing protein: protein MKKLLLAPCLLTASLSASENLKIYTYGGGEILQKVFNLVSIICGAKIADYDVAVWIAVNIGLLVAVVLAMTKMNLAPIWKQWLIPVFLTVSLFTLSTEKVIIHDTLIKTDAKQKTYTVDRVPLLLAYTAHFFSSLSHGMTKMIEEGAHIVDDPVYNWTGHIYAGQSLFNTRKMRIIDEVTEENFRNFCSECVFRDLGLGIYTKEELMQAPDLFNFLKERTSKIRGVQYRQPNHSIGPLEGKEEPLPGTLGTLTCHHAISRIHQHLGGQLANAKELLVGSIGSEYQHLIDKSQNAPIQKLIEQQIAIDTLQDYTIGRYDTLAAKRAEQLQISSQKILGAMGANILLASRNYFEALLYGVFPLVIIVSLISLGFKVLLGWIQIIAWVSFWPPCFIIANFVLDSIWEAKKGALGLEKGYSLTMSDGLFNLYNHMEGIACGIFVTIPLLSWGLLYLSKGGASALVHWANSFTARAQGSATVAAGEETTGNYSYQNIGLSSRNFGNVTENQKNLAPLFMGSTTATQDAQGKVITSTPGEGLSLDERKSHLLTDITHSDAFTKSLHAQCREAESLTQGESHTFSQSAAHTANTAQGLNKHLSNTSNTSESWDASKLLSMQRQAQEVFTKAEEYGKTHNIDTTQVFDEALKVGAGWGIGLKAGFDTSLSNRFSEASADQKSERLSDALSIYESMQNLAQTVHREGGTFSAEEGFRDYQDFADSFNQTESSAKQLNTAYSTQKTLENLESDIQSSDLRISEHLNNDFMSYLESNLEDRELIQETLSTPTLRKEAIDGFIQNIKPSQTETPNLKAEYRANTQPYETTSWQDKLETARDQKNLYQKEIQIAPPTQGELFKNGSNTKKLTRIKNEVLGASASQERPLAPEQFEPLYTEAATLKPKTLNEKGEPTEGEFLTRKEEFQKTSSPHFLEKFPKRMAIHSIVRKVGDLLDFPNPDKQKEPYNPGLPGWDDLTPEQQIAVLDARFSDDIP from the coding sequence ATGAAAAAACTCCTCCTAGCTCCATGTCTTCTCACCGCCTCACTTTCCGCAAGCGAGAACCTCAAAATCTACACCTACGGAGGAGGAGAGATCCTCCAAAAGGTCTTTAACCTCGTCTCGATCATCTGTGGGGCAAAAATCGCTGACTACGATGTTGCAGTTTGGATCGCGGTGAACATCGGCCTTCTCGTTGCGGTTGTCTTGGCTATGACGAAGATGAATCTTGCCCCTATTTGGAAGCAGTGGCTTATTCCCGTTTTTTTAACCGTCTCCCTTTTCACCCTAAGTACCGAAAAAGTCATCATCCACGACACCCTCATCAAAACCGATGCTAAGCAAAAGACCTACACCGTCGATCGGGTCCCTCTCCTTCTTGCCTATACCGCTCATTTCTTTAGCTCATTAAGCCATGGGATGACAAAAATGATCGAAGAGGGGGCCCATATTGTCGACGATCCCGTTTATAACTGGACCGGCCATATCTACGCTGGGCAAAGCCTTTTCAACACCCGCAAGATGCGGATCATTGACGAGGTGACCGAAGAAAACTTCCGTAACTTTTGCTCGGAATGTGTCTTTAGAGATCTGGGCCTGGGGATCTACACCAAAGAAGAGCTCATGCAAGCCCCCGACCTTTTCAACTTTTTAAAAGAGCGAACCTCAAAAATCCGGGGGGTGCAGTACAGACAGCCCAACCATTCTATAGGACCTCTTGAAGGCAAGGAAGAACCCCTTCCAGGGACATTGGGTACCCTAACCTGCCACCATGCCATCTCCCGGATCCATCAACATCTAGGTGGCCAGCTTGCTAATGCCAAAGAGCTCCTCGTCGGGTCCATTGGCAGCGAATACCAACACCTCATCGACAAAAGCCAAAACGCCCCCATCCAAAAGCTTATAGAACAACAAATCGCCATCGACACCCTCCAAGACTATACCATCGGAAGGTACGATACCCTTGCTGCCAAACGAGCTGAGCAGCTGCAGATCTCTTCCCAAAAAATCTTAGGAGCCATGGGAGCCAATATCCTCCTCGCTAGCCGGAACTACTTTGAAGCGCTCCTCTATGGAGTTTTCCCCCTCGTCATTATCGTCAGCCTCATCTCCCTTGGCTTCAAAGTCCTCCTTGGCTGGATCCAGATCATCGCCTGGGTAAGCTTCTGGCCTCCCTGCTTTATCATAGCAAACTTTGTCCTCGACTCCATCTGGGAAGCCAAAAAAGGAGCCCTAGGACTCGAAAAAGGGTACTCCCTCACGATGTCCGATGGCCTCTTCAACCTCTACAACCATATGGAAGGGATCGCTTGTGGCATCTTTGTCACCATCCCCCTCCTCTCCTGGGGACTCCTCTACCTCTCCAAAGGGGGAGCCTCCGCCCTTGTCCATTGGGCCAACTCATTCACCGCAAGAGCCCAAGGCTCCGCAACCGTTGCAGCCGGAGAAGAAACCACAGGCAACTACAGCTACCAAAACATCGGACTCTCCTCCAGAAACTTTGGTAATGTCACCGAGAACCAGAAAAACCTTGCCCCCCTTTTTATGGGATCGACCACAGCCACACAAGACGCCCAAGGAAAAGTGATCACTTCCACCCCAGGAGAGGGCCTTTCCCTAGACGAAAGAAAATCCCATCTGTTGACAGATATCACCCATTCCGATGCCTTTACCAAAAGCCTTCATGCCCAATGTAGAGAGGCAGAGTCCCTTACCCAAGGGGAAAGCCACACCTTCTCCCAAAGCGCCGCCCATACCGCCAATACAGCGCAAGGGCTGAATAAACACCTCTCCAATACATCAAATACCTCAGAAAGCTGGGACGCCTCCAAACTCCTATCGATGCAACGCCAAGCCCAAGAAGTCTTCACCAAAGCCGAAGAGTATGGAAAAACCCATAACATCGATACCACACAGGTTTTCGATGAAGCCCTCAAGGTAGGAGCTGGATGGGGGATCGGTTTAAAAGCAGGATTCGACACCTCCCTTTCCAACCGCTTCTCTGAAGCCTCAGCAGACCAAAAAAGTGAGCGCCTCTCCGATGCCCTTTCCATCTATGAAAGCATGCAAAACCTCGCCCAAACCGTTCACCGCGAAGGAGGAACCTTTTCTGCAGAAGAAGGGTTTAGAGATTACCAAGACTTCGCCGATTCCTTTAACCAAACAGAAAGCTCTGCAAAACAGCTCAATACCGCCTACTCCACCCAAAAAACCCTAGAAAACCTAGAGTCTGACATCCAAAGTAGCGATCTCCGCATCTCCGAGCATCTCAATAATGACTTTATGAGCTATCTAGAGTCTAACCTTGAAGATCGCGAGCTAATCCAAGAGACCCTCTCTACCCCAACCCTTAGAAAAGAAGCCATTGACGGCTTTATCCAAAACATCAAGCCCTCCCAAACAGAAACTCCCAACCTCAAAGCCGAGTATCGGGCGAATACCCAACCCTATGAAACGACTTCCTGGCAAGACAAACTTGAAACCGCCCGAGACCAAAAAAACCTCTATCAAAAAGAGATCCAAATAGCTCCACCCACTCAAGGGGAGCTTTTCAAAAACGGTTCCAACACCAAAAAGCTCACTAGAATTAAAAACGAAGTGCTTGGCGCTTCAGCCTCTCAAGAAAGGCCCCTTGCTCCCGAACAGTTTGAGCCCCTTTATACCGAAGCTGCCACCCTAAAACCCAAAACCCTTAACGAAAAAGGTGAGCCCACAGAAGGAGAGTTTCTAACAAGAAAAGAGGAGTTTCAAAAGACAAGCAGTCCCCACTTTCTCGAAAAGTTCCCTAAACGCATGGCGATCCATTCTATTGTTCGAAAGGTAGGGGACCTTCTAGATTTTCCCAACCCCGATAAGCAAAAAGAGCCCTACAATCCTGGCCTTCCAGGCTGGGATGATCTCACACCCGAACAACAGATCGCTGTTCTAGATGCAAGATTTAGCGATGATATCCCTTAA